In Ruania zhangjianzhongii, the following proteins share a genomic window:
- a CDS encoding Dps family protein, whose amino-acid sequence MTDATSTVPTHLQATLVDLIDLSLQGKQAHWNISGPHFRSLHLQLDEVIADLRTWSDDVAERMAAIGSPPDGRADVVANSSEVDRLDGGVLATDKVLRQFEDRLQAASDRIKATLADLEADLLSQDILIEVSTGLDKHAWMFRAAAG is encoded by the coding sequence GTGACTGATGCGACATCCACCGTTCCCACTCACCTGCAGGCGACGCTCGTCGACCTGATCGACCTTTCCCTGCAGGGCAAGCAGGCGCACTGGAACATCTCCGGACCACACTTCCGGTCGCTCCATCTGCAGCTCGACGAGGTGATCGCCGACCTGCGCACCTGGTCCGACGACGTCGCCGAGCGGATGGCTGCCATCGGCAGCCCGCCGGACGGGCGCGCTGACGTCGTCGCGAACAGCTCGGAGGTGGATCGCCTCGATGGTGGTGTGCTCGCCACCGACAAGGTGCTCCGCCAGTTCGAGGACCGGCTGCAGGCCGCCAGCGACCGGATCAAGGCCACGCTGGCGGACCTGGAGGCCGATCTGCTCAGCCAGGACATCCTGATCGAGGTCTCCACCGGGCTGGACAAGCACGCCTGGATGTTCCGCGCCGCGGCCGGCTGA
- a CDS encoding mannitol dehydrogenase family protein, giving the protein MTQRLRRGLPGTPATSAPVRIVHLGVGNFHRAHQAWYTHHAPDAEDWGIAAFTGRRPDQAEALAPQDGLYSLITKGAGGDEVEVISSIVAVHPASEHETYLAYLAEVSTAVVSMTVTEHGYRRGADGHLDLAADDVAADVAALRSDPRAVVTSMPMRLLAGLLARREARGGKLTILPCDNLPDNGDVTRTLVIDAARAVDETLLDWISEHVDFATSMVDRITPATTDTDRELVVERTGYSDASPVPTEPFAEWVISGEFPAGRPAWDAAGVQFVADVAPHERRKLWLLNGSHSQLAYVGSVRGHETIDAAIADPACRGWVEQFWDEAQRGLGLPEAEVEAYRTALLDRYANPRVRHLLAQIAMDGSQKLPVRTLPAVSAERAAGRVPVGGATTLAGWVLHLRGAGAPVKDAGAGPAQEAANAGDLAEVVPAVLETLQPGLGRDAELVSAVVAQAQAITA; this is encoded by the coding sequence GTGACTCAGCGACTGCGCCGCGGCCTGCCCGGTACACCCGCGACCTCCGCCCCGGTGCGGATCGTCCACCTGGGCGTGGGGAACTTCCACCGCGCCCACCAGGCCTGGTACACCCACCACGCACCTGACGCCGAGGACTGGGGGATCGCGGCCTTCACCGGCCGACGCCCGGATCAGGCCGAGGCCCTCGCCCCGCAGGACGGCCTGTACTCCCTGATCACCAAGGGGGCCGGCGGGGACGAGGTGGAGGTGATCTCCTCGATCGTGGCCGTTCACCCGGCGAGCGAGCACGAGACCTACCTGGCCTACCTCGCTGAGGTGAGCACCGCCGTCGTGAGCATGACGGTGACCGAGCACGGCTACCGGCGCGGCGCCGACGGGCACCTGGATCTGGCCGCAGACGATGTGGCCGCGGATGTGGCCGCGCTGCGGTCGGACCCGCGCGCGGTAGTGACCTCGATGCCGATGCGGCTGCTGGCCGGACTGCTCGCGCGCCGTGAAGCCCGTGGCGGCAAGCTGACGATCCTGCCGTGTGACAACCTGCCCGACAACGGTGACGTCACCCGGACCCTGGTCATCGATGCCGCCCGGGCGGTGGACGAGACGCTGCTGGACTGGATCAGCGAACACGTGGACTTCGCCACCTCGATGGTGGACCGGATCACCCCGGCCACCACCGACACCGACCGCGAGCTGGTGGTGGAGCGCACCGGCTACTCCGACGCATCTCCGGTGCCCACCGAACCGTTCGCCGAATGGGTGATCAGCGGTGAGTTCCCGGCCGGCCGGCCCGCCTGGGACGCGGCTGGCGTGCAGTTCGTCGCCGATGTCGCCCCGCACGAGCGGCGCAAGCTCTGGCTGCTGAACGGCTCCCACTCCCAGCTGGCGTATGTGGGTAGCGTGCGCGGTCACGAGACCATCGACGCCGCGATCGCCGACCCGGCCTGCCGCGGCTGGGTGGAGCAGTTCTGGGACGAGGCGCAGCGTGGCCTCGGACTGCCGGAGGCGGAGGTGGAGGCCTACCGCACCGCACTGCTGGACCGGTACGCCAACCCGCGGGTGCGCCATCTGCTCGCCCAGATCGCGATGGATGGTTCGCAGAAGCTGCCGGTGCGCACCCTGCCTGCGGTCAGCGCCGAGCGCGCCGCGGGCCGGGTGCCGGTCGGGGGCGCCACCACTCTGGCCGGCTGGGTGCTGCACCTGCGTGGGGCCGGTGCCCCGGTCAAGGACGCTGGCGCCGGTCCCGCCCAGGAAGCCGCGAACGCCGGTGATCTCGCCGAGGTGGTGCCCGCGGTGCTGGAGACCCTGCAGCCGGGTCTGGGCCGCGATGCCGAGCTGGTGAGTGCTGTGGTCGCGCAGGCGCAAGCGATCACCGCCTAG
- a CDS encoding AraC family transcriptional regulator, with product MDALSSLLRGVRADGVVLSRPTASPPWALRVHSAASISLCTPMCRQGWLVIPGQPEPILLRPGDTVLVRGPVDFSFIDDVDSAIERTCTDLPSAGGQAVVIEDQAEAPEGSAALLVAEFPIDGAVGRRLLEELPPVLVVPADPSCGTTLDYIAAEIAADQPGQQVVLERLLEWVLVCSLRAWFDSPQVIAPAWYPAMSDPVVGPALRAMHGDHARPWTVAALASTAHVSRATLAKRFTELVGEPPLTYLTGWRMTLAADLLSEPGASVADVARRVGYADPFGFSAAFKRTRGTSPSEYRRPNASAAAG from the coding sequence ATGGACGCCCTTTCCAGCCTGCTCCGCGGCGTACGCGCGGACGGGGTCGTGCTCAGTCGACCCACCGCTTCGCCACCTTGGGCGCTGCGGGTGCACAGCGCCGCCTCGATCAGCCTGTGTACGCCGATGTGTCGGCAGGGCTGGCTGGTGATCCCTGGACAGCCGGAGCCGATCCTGCTCCGGCCCGGGGACACAGTGCTGGTCCGTGGACCGGTGGACTTCTCCTTCATCGACGACGTGGACTCCGCCATCGAGCGAACCTGCACGGATCTGCCATCCGCCGGGGGCCAGGCAGTCGTCATCGAGGACCAGGCGGAGGCACCGGAGGGATCGGCCGCGTTGCTGGTCGCAGAGTTCCCGATCGACGGTGCTGTCGGTCGCCGCCTGCTCGAGGAACTACCCCCGGTGCTGGTGGTACCCGCCGATCCGTCGTGCGGGACAACTCTCGACTACATCGCGGCGGAGATCGCTGCTGACCAGCCGGGCCAGCAGGTAGTGCTGGAGCGGCTGCTGGAATGGGTGTTGGTGTGCAGCCTGCGGGCCTGGTTCGACTCCCCGCAGGTGATCGCCCCCGCGTGGTATCCGGCGATGTCGGACCCGGTGGTCGGGCCCGCCCTGCGAGCGATGCACGGTGATCACGCCCGGCCGTGGACAGTAGCCGCCCTGGCCAGCACTGCACACGTCTCCCGTGCCACGCTCGCCAAGCGGTTCACCGAGCTGGTCGGTGAGCCTCCGCTCACCTACCTCACTGGGTGGCGGATGACGCTGGCAGCAGATCTGCTGAGCGAACCGGGCGCGTCCGTAGCGGACGTCGCCCGCCGCGTTGGCTACGCCGACCCGTTCGGCTTCAGCGCGGCGTTCAAGCGCACCCGCGGGACCAGCCCGAGCGAGTATCGCCGCCCGAACGCCAGCGCCGCCGCCGGCTGA
- the leuS gene encoding leucine--tRNA ligase: MTEPTAATAPATGDNPPHRYTAELAGRIEQSWQDRWAAEGTFHAPNPVGDLAEDSVRPEKFYLLDMFPYPSGKGLHVGHPLGYIATDVVGRFKRMTGANVLHALGFDAFGLPAEQYAVQTGQHPRITTEENIATMRRQLRRMGLAHDDRRTFATTDPEFVRWTQWIFQQIFNSWFDTDAPRRDGRGTGAARPIAELVDQFTAGTRATPTGQDWAELTPAEQEEILGTYRLAYVAHVPVNWCPGLGTVLANEEVTAEGRSERGNYPVFQRNLRQWMMRITAYGDRLVDDLDLLDWPEKVKTMQRNWIGRSEGAQVRFALGEPDAEPSSAVDVFTTRPDTLFGATFMVLAPENDVLDALVPAAWPAGTREAWTGGHATPAEALAAYRQAAAAKTDLERQAEGREKTGVFTGVYATNPVNQAALPVFLADYVLSGYGTGAIMAVPAEDERDYAFATRYELPVVRTVQPPADFEGGAYTGDGPTINSANEQISLNGLEREEAKALVTDWLSQRGTGTPTVTYRLRDWLFSRQRYWGEPFPVVYDTDDRPIAIPDELLPVELPEVPDFSPRTYAEEDANSTPEPPLARAEEWVNVTLDLGEGTKTYRRDTNTMPNWAGSCWYELRYLDPANTATFVDPENEKYWMGPQLDEDGQPTTGGADLYVGGVEHAVLHLLYARFWHKVLYDLGHTSSLEPFHKLFNQGYIQAYAYTDSRGVYVPADEVLEHPSDDGESTFTYQGESVRREYGKMGKSLKNMVTPDEMYAAYGADTFRVYEMSMGPLDDSRPWDTRAVVGAQRFLQRLWRNVVDEETGAVTVTDDPAGRETAQLVARTIAEVRTEMAAMRPNTAIARLIVLNNHLTGLGQVPRDAIEPLVLMTAPVAPHIAEELWSRLGHQSSLTYQPFPEADEELLVAETVTCVVQVKGKVRDRLEVAPSISEEELQALALAAPGVQRALDGAPVRKVIVRAPKLVNIVPGG; encoded by the coding sequence ATGACTGAACCCACTGCTGCCACCGCGCCCGCCACCGGCGACAACCCGCCGCACCGGTACACCGCGGAGCTCGCCGGGCGGATCGAGCAGTCCTGGCAGGACCGCTGGGCGGCCGAGGGCACGTTCCACGCCCCGAACCCGGTGGGCGACCTGGCCGAGGACTCGGTGCGGCCGGAGAAGTTCTACCTGCTGGACATGTTCCCCTACCCCTCCGGTAAGGGCCTGCACGTGGGGCACCCGCTCGGTTACATCGCGACCGACGTGGTCGGCCGGTTCAAGCGGATGACCGGTGCGAACGTGCTGCACGCCCTCGGCTTCGACGCTTTCGGCCTGCCGGCCGAGCAGTACGCGGTGCAGACCGGGCAGCATCCTCGGATCACCACGGAGGAGAACATCGCCACGATGCGCCGGCAGCTGCGCCGGATGGGGCTGGCGCACGATGACCGGCGCACCTTCGCCACCACCGATCCCGAGTTCGTCCGCTGGACGCAGTGGATCTTCCAGCAGATCTTCAACTCCTGGTTCGACACCGACGCCCCGCGCCGGGACGGGCGCGGGACCGGGGCCGCCCGCCCGATCGCCGAGCTGGTGGACCAGTTCACCGCCGGCACCCGGGCCACCCCGACCGGGCAGGACTGGGCCGAGCTCACCCCGGCCGAGCAGGAAGAGATCCTCGGCACCTACCGGCTCGCCTACGTCGCGCACGTGCCGGTGAACTGGTGCCCGGGCCTGGGCACCGTGCTGGCGAACGAGGAAGTCACTGCCGAAGGCCGCAGCGAACGCGGCAACTACCCGGTGTTCCAGCGCAACCTGCGGCAGTGGATGATGCGGATCACCGCCTACGGTGACCGGCTGGTCGACGATCTGGACCTGCTGGACTGGCCGGAGAAGGTCAAGACCATGCAGCGCAACTGGATCGGCCGCTCCGAGGGCGCCCAGGTGCGTTTCGCCCTGGGTGAGCCGGACGCGGAGCCGAGCTCCGCCGTCGACGTGTTCACCACCCGGCCGGACACGCTGTTCGGTGCCACCTTCATGGTGCTCGCACCGGAGAACGACGTGCTCGACGCCCTGGTGCCGGCTGCGTGGCCGGCCGGCACCCGCGAGGCCTGGACGGGCGGGCACGCCACCCCGGCCGAGGCGCTGGCCGCCTACCGCCAGGCGGCAGCGGCGAAGACCGACCTGGAGCGCCAAGCCGAGGGCCGGGAGAAGACCGGGGTGTTCACCGGGGTGTATGCCACCAACCCGGTGAACCAGGCCGCGTTGCCGGTGTTCCTCGCCGACTACGTGCTCAGCGGATACGGCACCGGCGCGATCATGGCCGTTCCGGCCGAGGACGAGCGCGACTACGCCTTCGCTACTCGCTACGAGCTGCCCGTGGTGCGCACTGTCCAGCCGCCGGCTGACTTCGAGGGCGGCGCCTACACCGGCGACGGACCCACGATCAACTCCGCGAACGAGCAGATCAGCCTGAACGGTCTGGAGCGGGAGGAGGCCAAGGCCCTGGTCACCGACTGGCTCAGCCAGCGCGGCACCGGCACGCCCACCGTCACCTACCGGCTGCGGGACTGGCTGTTCTCCCGGCAGCGGTACTGGGGTGAGCCGTTCCCGGTGGTCTACGACACCGATGACCGGCCGATCGCGATCCCGGACGAGCTGCTCCCGGTGGAGCTGCCGGAGGTGCCGGACTTCTCCCCGCGCACCTACGCCGAGGAGGACGCGAACTCCACCCCCGAACCGCCGCTGGCGCGCGCCGAGGAGTGGGTGAACGTCACCCTCGACCTGGGTGAGGGGACGAAGACCTATCGGCGGGACACCAACACGATGCCGAACTGGGCCGGCTCCTGCTGGTACGAGCTGCGCTACCTGGACCCCGCCAACACGGCCACCTTCGTGGACCCGGAGAACGAGAAGTACTGGATGGGGCCGCAGCTCGACGAGGACGGGCAGCCGACCACCGGTGGGGCCGACCTGTACGTGGGCGGGGTGGAGCACGCCGTGCTGCACCTGCTCTACGCCCGGTTCTGGCACAAGGTGCTCTACGACCTGGGCCACACCTCCAGCCTGGAGCCGTTCCACAAGCTGTTCAACCAGGGCTACATCCAGGCCTACGCCTACACCGACTCCCGTGGGGTGTACGTACCCGCCGATGAGGTCCTCGAGCACCCCTCCGACGACGGCGAGTCCACCTTCACCTATCAGGGTGAGTCGGTCCGGCGTGAGTACGGCAAGATGGGCAAGTCCCTGAAGAACATGGTCACCCCGGACGAGATGTACGCCGCCTACGGCGCCGACACGTTCCGGGTGTATGAGATGAGCATGGGCCCGCTGGACGACTCCCGGCCGTGGGACACCCGCGCCGTCGTCGGAGCACAGCGGTTCCTGCAGCGGCTCTGGCGCAACGTGGTGGACGAGGAGACCGGTGCGGTCACCGTCACCGACGACCCGGCCGGCCGGGAGACCGCGCAGCTGGTGGCCCGCACCATCGCCGAGGTGCGCACAGAGATGGCAGCGATGCGACCGAACACGGCGATCGCGCGGCTGATCGTGCTGAACAACCACCTCACCGGCCTGGGCCAGGTGCCGCGGGATGCGATCGAACCGCTGGTGCTGATGACCGCACCGGTGGCGCCACACATCGCCGAGGAGCTGTGGTCCCGGCTCGGGCACCAGAGCTCGCTGACCTATCAGCCGTTCCCGGAGGCCGACGAGGAGCTCCTGGTCGCTGAGACGGTCACCTGCGTGGTGCAGGTCAAGGGCAAGGTGCGGGACCGGCTGGAGGTCGCACCGTCGATCTCCGAGGAGGAGCTGCAGGCCTTGGCCCTGGCCGCTCCCGGAGTGCAGCGGGCCCTCGACGGCGCACCCGTGCGCAAGGTGATCGTGCGGGCGCCCAAGCTCGTGAACATCGTCCCAGGGGGCTGA
- a CDS encoding ComEA family DNA-binding protein codes for MTAQRPRDRLRRLQLAAYEPAREAGGAQEADDGARHRAERSEGVRQRTSWALRPGTLARVALAVVLLGVLLAVAAVASGVLRLGAPGSPEVTPTQPTLPTPSAAPPASAAPSADGADSPGVGEVASAEAALYVHVAGAVSDPGLVQLAPGERVADAIAAAGGAAETADLDRVNLAAPVTDGEQVYVPAEGETPPALPEAATGSGASDAEVSAAVVNVNTAGAEELETLPGIGPARAADIIAHREEDGPFESVEDLLAVPGIGPATLDRLRERVRL; via the coding sequence GTGACTGCCCAGCGCCCCCGTGACCGGCTCCGCCGGCTGCAGCTGGCCGCGTACGAGCCCGCCCGGGAGGCGGGCGGTGCACAGGAGGCCGATGACGGCGCACGTCACCGTGCCGAGCGGTCGGAGGGCGTCCGGCAGCGCACCTCCTGGGCGCTGCGCCCCGGCACACTCGCCCGGGTGGCGCTCGCCGTGGTGCTGCTCGGCGTCCTGCTGGCCGTGGCCGCGGTGGCCAGCGGTGTGCTCCGGTTGGGGGCACCAGGCAGCCCCGAGGTCACGCCCACGCAGCCGACGCTGCCCACGCCGAGCGCAGCGCCGCCGGCCTCCGCCGCTCCCTCCGCCGACGGCGCAGACTCGCCTGGCGTGGGCGAGGTCGCCTCGGCGGAAGCTGCGCTGTATGTGCACGTCGCCGGGGCGGTGAGCGACCCAGGTCTGGTGCAGCTCGCTCCGGGGGAGCGGGTCGCTGACGCGATCGCGGCAGCCGGGGGCGCAGCCGAGACGGCCGACCTGGATCGAGTGAACCTGGCGGCGCCGGTCACGGACGGTGAGCAGGTCTATGTGCCGGCCGAGGGCGAGACGCCACCCGCCCTGCCTGAGGCGGCAACCGGATCGGGTGCGTCGGACGCGGAGGTGAGCGCCGCCGTCGTGAACGTGAACACGGCGGGAGCCGAGGAACTGGAGACCCTGCCCGGGATCGGGCCCGCGCGAGCGGCAGACATCATCGCCCACCGGGAGGAGGACGGCCCGTTCGAGAGCGTCGAGGACCTGCTGGCCGTTCCCGGGATCGGACCGGCCACCCTGGACCGGCTACGAGAACGAGTGCGGCTGTGA
- a CDS encoding MarR family winged helix-turn-helix transcriptional regulator: MSARSAAVAWESLLRAQVHLMRQFEAAKDFRPLSSREYDVLFTLSGSGRPMRLRDLNTHVLLTQPSLSRMVDRLAAAGWVQRTVADDDGRGVVISLTPAGARLQQAIGRRHVRSIAARIDPVLTEDEQTTLAELTSRLKSAAPAPERKSDD; the protein is encoded by the coding sequence ATGAGTGCGCGTAGTGCCGCCGTCGCCTGGGAGTCGCTGCTGCGGGCTCAGGTGCACCTGATGCGCCAGTTCGAGGCAGCCAAGGACTTCCGGCCGTTGAGTTCGCGCGAGTACGACGTGCTGTTCACCCTGTCCGGATCCGGGCGGCCGATGCGGCTGCGGGACCTGAACACGCATGTGCTGCTCACGCAGCCGAGTCTGTCCAGGATGGTTGACCGGCTCGCCGCCGCAGGCTGGGTGCAGCGCACTGTGGCCGACGACGACGGTCGGGGGGTGGTCATCAGCCTCACCCCGGCCGGGGCTCGGCTGCAGCAGGCGATCGGGCGCCGGCACGTGCGCAGCATCGCTGCCCGCATCGATCCTGTGCTCACCGAGGACGAGCAGACCACGCTGGCCGAGCTGACCAGCCGACTGAAGAGCGCCGCGCCGGCGCCGGAGAGGAAGAGCGATGACTGA
- a CDS encoding NAD(P)H-binding protein, with amino-acid sequence MCWSHDRNHAGTPRPSTSTDPILVLSGTGKTGSRIVDRLRGAGHEVRPASRRSTPRFDWDDRRTWPGVLEGVSTVYLALPLTATPVAEFVDRAVASGVRRLVALSGRGADHWKNGFGREMLDLEHAVRTSGVQWSIVRASNFAQNFDEDVFYDLLVAGELALPVGGVPEPFIDVEDVADVAVTMLTSNDWVDRVVEVTGPEALTWDEAVATIARAAGREVRFTDIPPEEYPAVLRSQGVPAADVHALETMFAELRRGLLTEPTDGVHQVLSRRPGTFADYAVRTAAAGAWS; translated from the coding sequence ATGTGCTGGTCGCATGACAGAAACCACGCAGGAACCCCACGCCCGTCGACCAGCACCGACCCGATTCTCGTTCTCAGCGGCACCGGCAAGACCGGGAGCCGGATCGTCGACCGGCTCCGGGGCGCCGGCCACGAGGTCCGACCGGCCTCCCGGCGGAGCACGCCCCGGTTCGACTGGGACGACCGGAGGACCTGGCCCGGCGTGCTCGAGGGGGTATCCACCGTCTATCTGGCGCTACCGCTCACCGCCACCCCGGTCGCAGAGTTCGTCGACCGCGCAGTGGCCAGCGGGGTCCGGCGGCTGGTGGCCCTCTCCGGCCGGGGCGCCGATCATTGGAAGAACGGATTCGGCCGGGAGATGCTCGACCTGGAGCATGCGGTGCGGACGTCCGGGGTGCAGTGGTCGATCGTGCGTGCCAGCAACTTCGCGCAGAATTTCGACGAAGACGTGTTCTATGACCTGCTGGTGGCGGGGGAGCTGGCCCTCCCCGTCGGGGGCGTTCCCGAACCGTTCATCGACGTCGAGGACGTCGCGGACGTGGCGGTCACGATGCTGACCAGCAACGACTGGGTGGATCGGGTCGTCGAGGTGACCGGTCCCGAGGCACTGACCTGGGATGAAGCGGTCGCGACCATCGCCCGGGCGGCCGGTCGTGAGGTCCGGTTCACCGACATTCCACCGGAGGAGTACCCCGCCGTGCTGCGGTCCCAGGGGGTACCCGCGGCGGACGTGCACGCCCTGGAGACCATGTTCGCCGAGCTCCGCCGGGGCTTGCTGACCGAACCGACCGACGGCGTACACCAGGTGCTCAGCAGGCGGCCGGGGACGTTCGCTGACTACGCCGTCCGGACGGCTGCCGCAGGCGCCTGGTCCTGA
- a CDS encoding CE1759 family FMN reductase, producing MTDLPSAANAITVVAVSGGVGFPSSTRRLTDALLQAVEQAAGDVTVLTRTIEVRDLAVDVAHATVAGLPSPELDDALRAIEQADLVVTASPVFRGSYAGIFKSLWDLVDPVAMRGKPVLLGATGGSMRHQLVIDQVLRPLFAYFGSLIVPTGVYAATEDVDLGPRRAPELARRIEQAGADALRLVPARSTSSLSN from the coding sequence ATGACTGATCTGCCGAGTGCAGCGAACGCGATCACCGTGGTAGCCGTCAGCGGGGGAGTGGGCTTCCCGTCCAGCACCCGCCGGCTCACCGACGCTCTGCTGCAGGCCGTCGAACAGGCCGCAGGGGACGTCACCGTCCTCACCCGGACCATCGAGGTGCGTGATCTGGCAGTGGACGTGGCGCACGCCACGGTGGCGGGTCTGCCCTCACCCGAGCTGGACGACGCGCTGCGCGCGATCGAGCAGGCGGACCTGGTGGTCACCGCGAGTCCGGTGTTCCGAGGCAGCTACGCCGGAATCTTCAAGTCGTTGTGGGATCTCGTGGATCCGGTGGCGATGCGCGGTAAGCCAGTGCTGCTCGGCGCGACCGGTGGAAGCATGCGGCACCAGCTGGTGATCGACCAGGTGCTCCGGCCGCTGTTCGCCTACTTCGGCTCGTTGATCGTGCCCACGGGCGTCTACGCCGCCACGGAGGACGTCGACCTCGGTCCCCGCCGCGCACCGGAACTGGCTCGGCGGATCGAACAGGCCGGCGCCGACGCACTGCGCCTGGTGCCGGCCCGCTCGACGAGCAGCCTCAGCAACTAA
- a CDS encoding LLM class flavin-dependent oxidoreductase, which translates to MQFGIFTIGDVTPDPTNGRLPTEHERIKAMVAIAKKAEDVGLDVFASGEHHNPPFVPSSPTTMLGYVAAQTEELILSTATTLITTNDPVKIAEDYAMLQHLSDGRVDLMLGRGNTGPVYPWFGKDIRQGLPLTVENYQLLRQLWDEEVVDWEGRFRTPLNGFTATPRPLDGVAPFVWHGSIRTPQIAELAARYGDGFFANNIFWPKEHFQALIGLYRERYEYYGHGSADQAIVGLGGQIFMRKNSQDAVKEFRPYFDNAPVYGHGPSLEEFTDATPLTVGSPQEVIDKTLTFADSFGHYQRQLFLMDHAGLPLKTVLEQLDLLGEILPTLRAEFDKDRPAHIPDGPTHAARVEAAGGAVDLTPRMEIDPLSGSAVRR; encoded by the coding sequence ATGCAGTTCGGAATCTTCACGATCGGTGATGTCACGCCCGACCCCACCAACGGTCGGCTGCCCACCGAGCATGAGCGGATCAAGGCGATGGTGGCGATCGCGAAGAAGGCCGAGGACGTGGGCTTGGACGTGTTCGCCTCCGGTGAGCACCACAACCCACCGTTCGTGCCCAGCTCGCCGACCACGATGCTCGGGTATGTCGCCGCGCAGACCGAAGAGCTGATCCTGTCCACGGCCACGACGCTGATCACCACGAACGACCCGGTGAAGATCGCCGAGGACTACGCGATGCTGCAGCACCTGTCCGACGGCCGCGTGGATCTGATGCTCGGCCGGGGCAACACCGGCCCGGTCTACCCGTGGTTCGGTAAGGACATCCGCCAGGGCCTGCCGCTGACCGTGGAGAACTATCAGCTGCTGCGTCAGCTCTGGGACGAGGAGGTGGTGGACTGGGAGGGCCGGTTCCGCACCCCGCTGAACGGCTTCACCGCCACGCCCAGGCCGCTGGACGGGGTTGCCCCGTTCGTGTGGCACGGCTCTATCCGCACCCCGCAGATCGCCGAGCTGGCCGCCCGCTACGGGGACGGCTTCTTCGCGAACAACATCTTCTGGCCGAAGGAGCACTTCCAGGCGCTGATCGGCCTGTACCGGGAGCGGTACGAGTACTACGGCCACGGCAGTGCCGACCAGGCGATCGTGGGTCTCGGCGGACAGATCTTCATGCGGAAGAACTCCCAGGACGCGGTCAAGGAGTTCCGGCCGTACTTCGACAACGCCCCGGTGTACGGGCACGGTCCCAGCCTGGAGGAGTTCACCGACGCCACCCCGCTGACCGTGGGCAGCCCGCAAGAGGTCATCGACAAGACGCTGACCTTCGCGGACTCCTTCGGGCACTACCAGCGCCAGCTGTTCCTGATGGACCACGCCGGGCTGCCGCTGAAGACGGTGCTCGAGCAGCTCGACCTGCTCGGTGAGATCCTGCCCACCTTGCGTGCCGAGTTCGACAAGGATCGCCCCGCCCACATCCCGGACGGCCCCACGCACGCGGCGCGGGTCGAGGCTGCCGGCGGTGCGGTGGACCTGACCCCGCGGATGGAGATCGACCCGCTGTCGGGCAGTGCGGTGCGCCGATGA
- a CDS encoding pyridoxamine 5'-phosphate oxidase family protein, with protein sequence MEPHEIAAILDRPASQELLARDVLRMAYVAKDGTPRNVPVSFTWNGAQIVVCTSTNAPKLRSLRHHPAVALTIDTEVHPPMILLLRGYAELDVVRGIPQEYLEMNGSYQMTPEQRVDWEAEVRSLYESMVRIVITPTWVKLIDFETTLPSAVEELVQQRAERQRV encoded by the coding sequence ATGGAACCGCACGAGATCGCAGCCATCCTGGACCGGCCCGCCAGCCAGGAGTTGCTGGCCCGGGACGTCCTGCGGATGGCGTACGTCGCCAAGGACGGCACACCCCGGAACGTGCCCGTCTCCTTCACCTGGAACGGGGCACAGATCGTGGTCTGTACCTCCACGAACGCACCGAAGCTGCGCTCCCTGCGGCATCATCCGGCGGTGGCGCTGACCATCGATACCGAGGTGCATCCGCCGATGATCCTGCTCCTGCGGGGGTATGCGGAGCTGGATGTGGTCCGCGGTATCCCGCAGGAGTATCTGGAGATGAACGGCAGTTACCAGATGACGCCCGAGCAGCGGGTGGACTGGGAGGCTGAAGTGCGTTCCCTGTACGAGTCCATGGTCCGGATCGTCATCACCCCCACCTGGGTGAAGCTGATCGACTTCGAGACCACCCTGCCCAGCGCCGTCGAGGAACTGGTGCAGCAGCGCGCGGAGCGGCAGCGGGTCTGA